One genomic window of Cygnus olor isolate bCygOlo1 chromosome 3, bCygOlo1.pri.v2, whole genome shotgun sequence includes the following:
- the VEGFA gene encoding vascular endothelial growth factor A isoform X4, producing the protein MNFLLTWIHWGLAALLYLQSAELSKAAPALGDGERKPNEVIKFLEVYERSFCRTIETLVDIFQEYPDEVEYIFKPSCVPLMRCAGCCGDEGLECVPVDVYNVTMEIMRIKPHQSQHIAHMSFLQHSKCDCRPKKDVKNKQEKKSKRGKGKGQKRKRKKGRYKPPSFHCEPCSERRKHLFVQDPQTCKCSCKFTDSRCKSRQLELNERTCRCEKPRR; encoded by the exons ATGAACTTTCTGCTCACTTGGATCCACTGGGGGCTGGCGGCGCTGCTCTATCTGCAGAGCGCGGAG TTGTCGaaggctgctcctgccctgggggATGGGGAGCGGAAACCCAACGAAG TTATCAAATTCCTGGAAGTCTACGAGCGCAGTTTCTGCAGGACAATTGAGACCCTGGTGGACATTTTCCAGGAGTACCCTGATGAGGTGGAGTACATATTCAAGCCATCCTGTGTGCCTCTGATGAGATGTGCGGGTTGCTGCGGCGATGAGGGCCTAGAATGTGTCCCTGTGGATGTGTACAACGTCACGATGGAG ATCATGAGAATTAAACCCCATCAGAGTCAGCACATAGCGCACATGAGCTTCTTACAGCACAGTAAATGTGACTGCAG ACCAAAGAAAGatgtcaaaaataaacaagaaaa aaaatcaAAGCGAGGAAAGGGGAAGGGTCAAAAGAGAAAGCGCAAGAAAGGCCGGTACAAACCACCCAGCTT TCACTGTGAGCCTTGCtcagagaggagaaagcacTTGTTTGTACAAGATCCCCAGACCTGTAAATGTTCCTGCAAATTCACAGACTCACGTTGCAAGTCGAGGCAGCTTGAGTTAAACGAGCGCACTTGCAG ATGTGAAAAACCGAGACGGTGA
- the VEGFA gene encoding vascular endothelial growth factor A isoform X1: protein MNFLLTWIHWGLAALLYLQSAELSKAAPALGDGERKPNEVIKFLEVYERSFCRTIETLVDIFQEYPDEVEYIFKPSCVPLMRCAGCCGDEGLECVPVDVYNVTMEIMRIKPHQSQHIAHMSFLQHSKCDCRPKKDVKNKQEKWAQKPRSDGPSFIPQTWSLHDPRPWQSFLMLYPESGKSRRVCPTRMDSRKSKRGKGKGQKRKRKKGRYKPPSFHCEPCSERRKHLFVQDPQTCKCSCKFTDSRCKSRQLELNERTCRCEKPRR, encoded by the exons ATGAACTTTCTGCTCACTTGGATCCACTGGGGGCTGGCGGCGCTGCTCTATCTGCAGAGCGCGGAG TTGTCGaaggctgctcctgccctgggggATGGGGAGCGGAAACCCAACGAAG TTATCAAATTCCTGGAAGTCTACGAGCGCAGTTTCTGCAGGACAATTGAGACCCTGGTGGACATTTTCCAGGAGTACCCTGATGAGGTGGAGTACATATTCAAGCCATCCTGTGTGCCTCTGATGAGATGTGCGGGTTGCTGCGGCGATGAGGGCCTAGAATGTGTCCCTGTGGATGTGTACAACGTCACGATGGAG ATCATGAGAATTAAACCCCATCAGAGTCAGCACATAGCGCACATGAGCTTCTTACAGCACAGTAAATGTGACTGCAG ACCAAAGAAAGatgtcaaaaataaacaagaaaa GTGGGCACAGAAACCCAGATCTGACGGTCCTTCCTTCATACCCCAGACCTGGAGCTTGCATGACCCACGACCATGGCAGTCATTCCTAATGCTTTACCCCGAGTCAGGGAAGTCCCGTCGTGTGTGTCCTACCAGAATGGATTCAAG aaaatcaAAGCGAGGAAAGGGGAAGGGTCAAAAGAGAAAGCGCAAGAAAGGCCGGTACAAACCACCCAGCTT TCACTGTGAGCCTTGCtcagagaggagaaagcacTTGTTTGTACAAGATCCCCAGACCTGTAAATGTTCCTGCAAATTCACAGACTCACGTTGCAAGTCGAGGCAGCTTGAGTTAAACGAGCGCACTTGCAG ATGTGAAAAACCGAGACGGTGA
- the VEGFA gene encoding vascular endothelial growth factor A isoform X3 codes for MNFLLTWIHWGLAALLYLQSAELSKAAPALGDGERKPNEVIKFLEVYERSFCRTIETLVDIFQEYPDEVEYIFKPSCVPLMRCAGCCGDEGLECVPVDVYNVTMEIMRIKPHQSQHIAHMSFLQHSKCDCRPKKDVKNKQEKWAQKPRSDGPSFIPQTWSLHDPRPWQSFLMLYPESGKSRRVCPTRMDSRKSKRGKGKGQKRKRKKGRYKPPSLCEKPRR; via the exons ATGAACTTTCTGCTCACTTGGATCCACTGGGGGCTGGCGGCGCTGCTCTATCTGCAGAGCGCGGAG TTGTCGaaggctgctcctgccctgggggATGGGGAGCGGAAACCCAACGAAG TTATCAAATTCCTGGAAGTCTACGAGCGCAGTTTCTGCAGGACAATTGAGACCCTGGTGGACATTTTCCAGGAGTACCCTGATGAGGTGGAGTACATATTCAAGCCATCCTGTGTGCCTCTGATGAGATGTGCGGGTTGCTGCGGCGATGAGGGCCTAGAATGTGTCCCTGTGGATGTGTACAACGTCACGATGGAG ATCATGAGAATTAAACCCCATCAGAGTCAGCACATAGCGCACATGAGCTTCTTACAGCACAGTAAATGTGACTGCAG ACCAAAGAAAGatgtcaaaaataaacaagaaaa GTGGGCACAGAAACCCAGATCTGACGGTCCTTCCTTCATACCCCAGACCTGGAGCTTGCATGACCCACGACCATGGCAGTCATTCCTAATGCTTTACCCCGAGTCAGGGAAGTCCCGTCGTGTGTGTCCTACCAGAATGGATTCAAG aaaatcaAAGCGAGGAAAGGGGAAGGGTCAAAAGAGAAAGCGCAAGAAAGGCCGGTACAAACCACCCAGCTT ATGTGAAAAACCGAGACGGTGA
- the VEGFA gene encoding vascular endothelial growth factor A isoform X9: MRCAGCCGDEGLECVPVDVYNVTMEIMRIKPHQSQHIAHMSFLQHSKCDCRPKKDVKNKQEKWAQKPRSDGPSFIPQTWSLHDPRPWQSFLMLYPESGKSRRVCPTRMDSRKSKRGKGKGQKRKRKKGRYKPPSFHCEPCSERRKHLFVQDPQTCKCSCKFTDSRCKSRQLELNERTCRCEKPRR, translated from the exons ATGAGATGTGCGGGTTGCTGCGGCGATGAGGGCCTAGAATGTGTCCCTGTGGATGTGTACAACGTCACGATGGAG ATCATGAGAATTAAACCCCATCAGAGTCAGCACATAGCGCACATGAGCTTCTTACAGCACAGTAAATGTGACTGCAG ACCAAAGAAAGatgtcaaaaataaacaagaaaa GTGGGCACAGAAACCCAGATCTGACGGTCCTTCCTTCATACCCCAGACCTGGAGCTTGCATGACCCACGACCATGGCAGTCATTCCTAATGCTTTACCCCGAGTCAGGGAAGTCCCGTCGTGTGTGTCCTACCAGAATGGATTCAAG aaaatcaAAGCGAGGAAAGGGGAAGGGTCAAAAGAGAAAGCGCAAGAAAGGCCGGTACAAACCACCCAGCTT TCACTGTGAGCCTTGCtcagagaggagaaagcacTTGTTTGTACAAGATCCCCAGACCTGTAAATGTTCCTGCAAATTCACAGACTCACGTTGCAAGTCGAGGCAGCTTGAGTTAAACGAGCGCACTTGCAG ATGTGAAAAACCGAGACGGTGA
- the VEGFA gene encoding vascular endothelial growth factor A isoform X2 yields MNFLLTWIHWGLAALLYLQSAELSKAAPALGDGERKPNEVIKFLEVYERSFCRTIETLVDIFQEYPDEVEYIFKPSCVPLMRCAGCCGDEGLECVPVDVYNVTMEIMRIKPHQSQHIAHMSFLQHSKCDCRPKKDVKNKQEKWAQKPRSDGPSFIPQTWSLHDPRPWQSFLMLYPESGKSRRVCPTRMDSSHCEPCSERRKHLFVQDPQTCKCSCKFTDSRCKSRQLELNERTCRCEKPRR; encoded by the exons ATGAACTTTCTGCTCACTTGGATCCACTGGGGGCTGGCGGCGCTGCTCTATCTGCAGAGCGCGGAG TTGTCGaaggctgctcctgccctgggggATGGGGAGCGGAAACCCAACGAAG TTATCAAATTCCTGGAAGTCTACGAGCGCAGTTTCTGCAGGACAATTGAGACCCTGGTGGACATTTTCCAGGAGTACCCTGATGAGGTGGAGTACATATTCAAGCCATCCTGTGTGCCTCTGATGAGATGTGCGGGTTGCTGCGGCGATGAGGGCCTAGAATGTGTCCCTGTGGATGTGTACAACGTCACGATGGAG ATCATGAGAATTAAACCCCATCAGAGTCAGCACATAGCGCACATGAGCTTCTTACAGCACAGTAAATGTGACTGCAG ACCAAAGAAAGatgtcaaaaataaacaagaaaa GTGGGCACAGAAACCCAGATCTGACGGTCCTTCCTTCATACCCCAGACCTGGAGCTTGCATGACCCACGACCATGGCAGTCATTCCTAATGCTTTACCCCGAGTCAGGGAAGTCCCGTCGTGTGTGTCCTACCAGAATGGATTCAAG TCACTGTGAGCCTTGCtcagagaggagaaagcacTTGTTTGTACAAGATCCCCAGACCTGTAAATGTTCCTGCAAATTCACAGACTCACGTTGCAAGTCGAGGCAGCTTGAGTTAAACGAGCGCACTTGCAG ATGTGAAAAACCGAGACGGTGA
- the VEGFA gene encoding vascular endothelial growth factor A isoform X6, protein MNFLLTWIHWGLAALLYLQSAELSKAAPALGDGERKPNEVIKFLEVYERSFCRTIETLVDIFQEYPDEVEYIFKPSCVPLMRCAGCCGDEGLECVPVDVYNVTMEIMRIKPHQSQHIAHMSFLQHSKCDCRPKKDVKNKQENHCEPCSERRKHLFVQDPQTCKCSCKFTDSRCKSRQLELNERTCRCEKPRR, encoded by the exons ATGAACTTTCTGCTCACTTGGATCCACTGGGGGCTGGCGGCGCTGCTCTATCTGCAGAGCGCGGAG TTGTCGaaggctgctcctgccctgggggATGGGGAGCGGAAACCCAACGAAG TTATCAAATTCCTGGAAGTCTACGAGCGCAGTTTCTGCAGGACAATTGAGACCCTGGTGGACATTTTCCAGGAGTACCCTGATGAGGTGGAGTACATATTCAAGCCATCCTGTGTGCCTCTGATGAGATGTGCGGGTTGCTGCGGCGATGAGGGCCTAGAATGTGTCCCTGTGGATGTGTACAACGTCACGATGGAG ATCATGAGAATTAAACCCCATCAGAGTCAGCACATAGCGCACATGAGCTTCTTACAGCACAGTAAATGTGACTGCAG ACCAAAGAAAGatgtcaaaaataaacaagaaaa TCACTGTGAGCCTTGCtcagagaggagaaagcacTTGTTTGTACAAGATCCCCAGACCTGTAAATGTTCCTGCAAATTCACAGACTCACGTTGCAAGTCGAGGCAGCTTGAGTTAAACGAGCGCACTTGCAG ATGTGAAAAACCGAGACGGTGA
- the VEGFA gene encoding vascular endothelial growth factor A isoform X5, with translation MNFLLTWIHWGLAALLYLQSAELSKAAPALGDGERKPNEVIKFLEVYERSFCRTIETLVDIFQEYPDEVEYIFKPSCVPLMRCAGCCGDEGLECVPVDVYNVTMEIMRIKPHQSQHIAHMSFLQHSKCDCRPKKDVKNKQEKWAQKPRSDGPSFIPQTWSLHDPRPWQSFLMLYPESGKSRRVCPTRMDSRSIFLPSPPPCDSRHVGQRLGVS, from the exons ATGAACTTTCTGCTCACTTGGATCCACTGGGGGCTGGCGGCGCTGCTCTATCTGCAGAGCGCGGAG TTGTCGaaggctgctcctgccctgggggATGGGGAGCGGAAACCCAACGAAG TTATCAAATTCCTGGAAGTCTACGAGCGCAGTTTCTGCAGGACAATTGAGACCCTGGTGGACATTTTCCAGGAGTACCCTGATGAGGTGGAGTACATATTCAAGCCATCCTGTGTGCCTCTGATGAGATGTGCGGGTTGCTGCGGCGATGAGGGCCTAGAATGTGTCCCTGTGGATGTGTACAACGTCACGATGGAG ATCATGAGAATTAAACCCCATCAGAGTCAGCACATAGCGCACATGAGCTTCTTACAGCACAGTAAATGTGACTGCAG ACCAAAGAAAGatgtcaaaaataaacaagaaaa GTGGGCACAGAAACCCAGATCTGACGGTCCTTCCTTCATACCCCAGACCTGGAGCTTGCATGACCCACGACCATGGCAGTCATTCCTAATGCTTTACCCCGAGTCAGGGAAGTCCCGTCGTGTGTGTCCTACCAGAATGGATTCAAG GTCGATTTTCCTCCCCTCACCGCCTCCCTGTGACTCCCGACACGTAGGGCAGAGGCTGGGAGTGAGCTGA
- the VEGFA gene encoding vascular endothelial growth factor A isoform X10: MNFLLTWIHWGLAALLYLQSAELSKAAPALGDGERKPNEVIKFLEVYERSFCRTIETLVDIFQEYPDEVEYIFKPSCVPLMRCAGCCGDEGLECVPVDVYNVTMEIMRIKPHQSQHIAHMSFLQHSKCDCRPKKDVKNKQEKCEKPRR, translated from the exons ATGAACTTTCTGCTCACTTGGATCCACTGGGGGCTGGCGGCGCTGCTCTATCTGCAGAGCGCGGAG TTGTCGaaggctgctcctgccctgggggATGGGGAGCGGAAACCCAACGAAG TTATCAAATTCCTGGAAGTCTACGAGCGCAGTTTCTGCAGGACAATTGAGACCCTGGTGGACATTTTCCAGGAGTACCCTGATGAGGTGGAGTACATATTCAAGCCATCCTGTGTGCCTCTGATGAGATGTGCGGGTTGCTGCGGCGATGAGGGCCTAGAATGTGTCCCTGTGGATGTGTACAACGTCACGATGGAG ATCATGAGAATTAAACCCCATCAGAGTCAGCACATAGCGCACATGAGCTTCTTACAGCACAGTAAATGTGACTGCAG ACCAAAGAAAGatgtcaaaaataaacaagaaaa ATGTGAAAAACCGAGACGGTGA
- the VEGFA gene encoding vascular endothelial growth factor A isoform X8, which produces MNFLLTWIHWGLAALLYLQSAELSKAAPALGDGERKPNEVIKFLEVYERSFCRTIETLVDIFQEYPDEVEYIFKPSCVPLMRCAGCCGDEGLECVPVDVYNVTMEIMRIKPHQSQHIAHMSFLQHSKCDCRPKKDVKNKQEKSIFLPSPPPCDSRHVGQRLGVS; this is translated from the exons ATGAACTTTCTGCTCACTTGGATCCACTGGGGGCTGGCGGCGCTGCTCTATCTGCAGAGCGCGGAG TTGTCGaaggctgctcctgccctgggggATGGGGAGCGGAAACCCAACGAAG TTATCAAATTCCTGGAAGTCTACGAGCGCAGTTTCTGCAGGACAATTGAGACCCTGGTGGACATTTTCCAGGAGTACCCTGATGAGGTGGAGTACATATTCAAGCCATCCTGTGTGCCTCTGATGAGATGTGCGGGTTGCTGCGGCGATGAGGGCCTAGAATGTGTCCCTGTGGATGTGTACAACGTCACGATGGAG ATCATGAGAATTAAACCCCATCAGAGTCAGCACATAGCGCACATGAGCTTCTTACAGCACAGTAAATGTGACTGCAG ACCAAAGAAAGatgtcaaaaataaacaagaaaa GTCGATTTTCCTCCCCTCACCGCCTCCCTGTGACTCCCGACACGTAGGGCAGAGGCTGGGAGTGAGCTGA
- the VEGFA gene encoding vascular endothelial growth factor A isoform X7 — protein MNFLLTWIHWGLAALLYLQSAELSKAAPALGDGERKPNEVIKFLEVYERSFCRTIETLVDIFQEYPDEVEYIFKPSCVPLMRCAGCCGDEGLECVPVDVYNVTMEIMRIKPHQSQHIAHMSFLQHSKCDCRPKKDVKNKQEKKSKRGKGKGQKRKRKKGRYKPPSLCEKPRR, from the exons ATGAACTTTCTGCTCACTTGGATCCACTGGGGGCTGGCGGCGCTGCTCTATCTGCAGAGCGCGGAG TTGTCGaaggctgctcctgccctgggggATGGGGAGCGGAAACCCAACGAAG TTATCAAATTCCTGGAAGTCTACGAGCGCAGTTTCTGCAGGACAATTGAGACCCTGGTGGACATTTTCCAGGAGTACCCTGATGAGGTGGAGTACATATTCAAGCCATCCTGTGTGCCTCTGATGAGATGTGCGGGTTGCTGCGGCGATGAGGGCCTAGAATGTGTCCCTGTGGATGTGTACAACGTCACGATGGAG ATCATGAGAATTAAACCCCATCAGAGTCAGCACATAGCGCACATGAGCTTCTTACAGCACAGTAAATGTGACTGCAG ACCAAAGAAAGatgtcaaaaataaacaagaaaa aaaatcaAAGCGAGGAAAGGGGAAGGGTCAAAAGAGAAAGCGCAAGAAAGGCCGGTACAAACCACCCAGCTT ATGTGAAAAACCGAGACGGTGA